From Cataglyphis hispanica isolate Lineage 1 chromosome 19, ULB_Chis1_1.0, whole genome shotgun sequence, one genomic window encodes:
- the LOC126856780 gene encoding phosphatidylinositol N-acetylglucosaminyltransferase subunit Q — protein MINNLLVFIPQGLCDKQSGYMLGKVIDDTHSDLKKFYIISLPKVGSSELTKCTLDTIGYYSNMNNVAKEFLDHKHSNWVHITTKCSENKQDEYYLTNIILDNKRIDLSTICATIILYDQRALQETELFESKAASGDHFYELAKLIQSMKDELKIKSKFVRIWEILLTYHILFYLYPVLWLSKITEKLLPIIKYSSLGLHVYSWLENFKWMLITILRDKNFKLKTGNYALAIVIDIALGIFVLRLLQYYIEDQPSQLLLSNAEKVVETLKDLINWLMGVPAGLKLNHALNNSMGKFFLYHIQLWWTFLTLLKPLLDLAFKVLLLFGRLGVTFQISIIADLLALASFHTYCIYVYAARLFNIQLRGITALFRLFLGKKKNPLRERVDSCQYQTDQLFVGTLSFTILLFLMPTTWVYYTVFTLLRLISIGFSGFLTRLKFYLQIMPVYTFCMWLLQSYSTCSTVDIKLHSHCMEGLTILSMTMVIAPWSLTWKKCMADTIIYHPSIKWCTIFNNIIWGQLL, from the exons atgataaacaatTTGTTAGTTTTTATTCCACAAGGACTGTGTGACAAACAATCTGGGTATATGCTTGGCAAAGTGATAGATGATACACATagtgatttgaaaaaattttatattattagtttaccTAAAGTAGGCTCTTCAGAATTAACTAAATGTACATTAGACACCATTggatattattctaatatgaACAATGTAGCCAAAGAATTTTTAGATCATAAACATTCTAATTGGGTGCACATTACAACAAAGTGCTCTGAGAATAAACAGGACGAGTATTATCTGACAAATATCATTCTTGACAATAAAAGAATAGATCTATCAACAATATGtgcaacaattattttgtatgatcAGCGAGCATTACAAGAAACAGAATTGTTTGAGAGCAAAGCTGCATCAGGCGATCATTTTTATGAACTCGCAAAGCTAATACAAAGCATGAAAGATGAACTAAAGATCAAATCTAAATTTGTTCGCATTTGGGAAATTCTGTTAACTTATCACATACTATTCTACTTGTATCCTGTTTTATGGCTCTctaaaataacagaaaaactTTTGCCAATCATAAAGTACTCTTCTCTTGGCTTGCATGTCTATAGCTGGTTGGAAAATTTTAAGTGGATGCTAATCACAATTTTACGTGATAAGAATTTTAAGCTAAAAACAGGAAATTATGCATTGGCAATTGTAATAGATATAGCATTGGGAATCTTTGTATTAcgattattgcaatattacatTGAGGATCAGCCATCACAACTGCTTCTAAGCAATGCAGAg aaaGTTGTAGAAACTCTAAAGGATCTAATTAATTGGTTAATGGGTGTACCAGCTGGCTTGAAGCTTAATCATGCTCTAAATAATAGCATGGGCaagttttttttgtatcatataCAACTCTGGTGGACCTTTTTGACACTTTTAAAGCCGCTTCTAGATCTTGCATTTAAAGTATTGCTTTTATTTGGAAGATTGGGCGTCACATTTCAAATATCTATCATCGCGGATCTTCTAGCTCTCGCCAGTTTTCATACATACTGCATTTATGTTTATGCAGCAag ACTATTCAATATACAGTTGAGAGGAATTACTGCTCTCTTCAGACTTTTTcttggaaaaaagaaaaatcctttACGTGAAAGGGTAGATTCGTGTCAGTATCAAACAGATCAACTATTTGTTGGGACACTGTCATTTACCATTCTTTTATTCCTAATGCCAACAACATGGGTATATTACACTGTATTTACACTG cTCAGGCTCATATCGATCGGGTTTAGCGGTTTTTTAACCAGATTGAAGTTTTATCTACAAATTATGCCTGTTTATACTTTCTGTATGTGGTTATTACAATCTTACAGCACATGTA GCACGGTTGATATCAAATTGCATTCTCACTGCATGGAAggattaacaatattatcaatgaCAATGGTTATCGCACCTTGGAGCCTTACATGGAAAAAGTGCATGGCAGACACAATTATTTACCACCCATCCATTAAATGGtgcacaatatttaataatattatatggggtcaattattataa
- the LOC126856781 gene encoding uncharacterized protein C7orf50 homolog isoform X2 has product METENAIKVKFSIKKEIDNDDVNNYYKKNKAFQENLLQKKQVKKKKRKFKIEETEDSLKKKQFKQVSNVSVDMIIPKEEPINEKEEIPKKPSKRQLKREKVIQAAVQKRESSRINAMQKALNYVSMWKHSRSEWKFEKLKQIWLMDNLLDKNSIPDAIFPLVLEYFEGCKGMAREVLLRKGMDIIRKAEEEKDDQEEIKNEITESTAYKRARQLLQTLPTDK; this is encoded by the exons atggAGACGGAAAATGCtataaaagtgaaatttaGTATAAAGAAGGAAATCGACA ATGATGATGTGAATAATTACtacaaaaaaaacaaagcaTTTCAGgaaaatcttttacaaaagaaacaagtaaaaaagaaaaaaagaaaatttaaaatagaagaaactgaggattcattaaaaaaaaagcaattcaaACAAGTTAG CAATGTCTCTGTCGATATGATAATCCCAAAAGAAGAGCCTATCAATGAGAAGGAAGAAATTCCAAAGAAACCATCCAAAAGGCAGTTGAAAAGGGAAAAAGTTATCCAAGCGGCTGTTCAAAAAAGGGAAAGTAGCAGAATAAATGCCATGCAGAAGGCATTGAATTATGTATCTATG TGGAAACATTCTAGAAGCGAATGGAAATTCGAGAAACTTAAACAGATTTGGTTAATGGATAATTTATTGGATAAAAACTCCATTCCTGATGCGATTTTTCCTCTTgttcttgaatattttgaagGTTGCAAAGGCATGGCACGTGAAGTATTATTACGAAAAGGAATggatattataagaaaagctgaggaagagaaagatgaTCAAGAAGAAATCAAAAACGAAATTACAGAATCAACTGCTTACAAGCGAGCAAGACAACTTTTGCAAACTTTACCaactgataaataa
- the LOC126856784 gene encoding thioredoxin, mitochondrial-like, which translates to MQRLRIQVVRNVLGTKTYTTVPAQKPVVSPTFKVQDPKDFDERVKNSKVPVIVDFFATWCNPCRMLTPRIETVVAEKQGKILLAKVDIDENTDLALDYHVGSVPVLIAMKDGKVLERIVGLQDTDKLRQFVNKYSE; encoded by the exons ATGCAGCGTCTAAGAATTCAAGTTGTTCGTAATGTCTTGGGTACCAAGACGTATACCACTGTACCTGCACAGAAGCCAGTGGTATCTCCAACGTTTAAAGTTCAGGATCCCAAAGATTTTGATGAACGTGTAAAGAACTCTAAAGTACCTGTCATTGTGGACTTTTTTGCAAC ATGGTGTAATCCATGTCGTATGCTGACTCCAAGAATAGAAACAGTTGTTGCTGAAAAGCAAGGGAAGATATTATTAGCCAAAGTTGATATTGATGAGAACACAGACCTTGCTCTTGATTACCAT gTAGGATCTGTACCTGTACTTATTGCGATGAAGGATGGGAAGGTTCTAGAAAGAATAGTTGGTCTTCAAGATACTGATAAACTTAGACAATTTGTTAACAAGTATTCAGAGTAA
- the LOC126856781 gene encoding uncharacterized protein C7orf50 homolog isoform X1, producing METENAIKVKFSIKKEIDNDDVNNYYKKNKAFQENLLQKKQVKKKKRKFKIEETEDSLKKKQFKQVSSNVSVDMIIPKEEPINEKEEIPKKPSKRQLKREKVIQAAVQKRESSRINAMQKALNYVSMWKHSRSEWKFEKLKQIWLMDNLLDKNSIPDAIFPLVLEYFEGCKGMAREVLLRKGMDIIRKAEEEKDDQEEIKNEITESTAYKRARQLLQTLPTDK from the exons atggAGACGGAAAATGCtataaaagtgaaatttaGTATAAAGAAGGAAATCGACA ATGATGATGTGAATAATTACtacaaaaaaaacaaagcaTTTCAGgaaaatcttttacaaaagaaacaagtaaaaaagaaaaaaagaaaatttaaaatagaagaaactgaggattcattaaaaaaaaagcaattcaaACAAGTTAG taGCAATGTCTCTGTCGATATGATAATCCCAAAAGAAGAGCCTATCAATGAGAAGGAAGAAATTCCAAAGAAACCATCCAAAAGGCAGTTGAAAAGGGAAAAAGTTATCCAAGCGGCTGTTCAAAAAAGGGAAAGTAGCAGAATAAATGCCATGCAGAAGGCATTGAATTATGTATCTATG TGGAAACATTCTAGAAGCGAATGGAAATTCGAGAAACTTAAACAGATTTGGTTAATGGATAATTTATTGGATAAAAACTCCATTCCTGATGCGATTTTTCCTCTTgttcttgaatattttgaagGTTGCAAAGGCATGGCACGTGAAGTATTATTACGAAAAGGAATggatattataagaaaagctgaggaagagaaagatgaTCAAGAAGAAATCAAAAACGAAATTACAGAATCAACTGCTTACAAGCGAGCAAGACAACTTTTGCAAACTTTACCaactgataaataa
- the LOC126856783 gene encoding uncharacterized protein LOC126856783, which yields MLGNIKNVFFLLLRDKNILLKRNNLPQIAFNIRNKQSMVSSKDAECRISEIDSDNITKQPLKYSTSKAATMRINEYRDPYGDEVPWYQPYSIIFSFSIFLIYFCILREENDIDLMLSNELGDTLKQFDNRLAEKKAKS from the exons ATGTTaggcaatattaaaaatgtgttttttctcttactacgagataaaaatatattgcttaaaag AAACAACTTACCACAAATagcatttaatattagaaataaacaaAGCATGGTATCTTCTAAAGATGCAGAATGCAGAATATCAGAAATTGATAGCGACAACATCACCAAGCAACCTCTTAAATATTCTACTTCAAAGGCTGCCACTATGAGAATAAACGAGTATCGAGACCCATATGGAGATGAAGTACCATGGTATCAAccatatagtataatattcagcttctctatttttctaatatatttctgtatcttaagagaagaaaatgaCATTGATTTAATGCTTAGCAATGAGTTGGGAGATACACTAAAACAATTTGATAACAGATTAGCAGAAAAAAAAGCTAAATCATAa